One Nicotiana tomentosiformis chromosome 4, ASM39032v3, whole genome shotgun sequence genomic window carries:
- the LOC138909026 gene encoding sugar transport protein 12-like: protein MAGGNFIPGGGGDNPDEYPGKLTLYVAMTCIMAAMGGLIFGYDIGISGGVTSMDPFLKRFFMSVYQKEALNTSTNQYCKFDSQLLTLFTSSLYVAALFASIVASHVSKKRGRKVTMALGGLFFLIGAVLNAAAIHISMLILGRILLGIGVGFANQSVPIYLSEVAPYKYRGTFNVLFQMAITIGILIANLVNFGTSKMSGGWGWRVSLGGAAVPALVILVSSMFLSDSPSSLIDRGMKEEAEQLLKKIRGVDNVNAEFNDLVMASEASKKVERPWNNLLFVRKYRPQLVLSILIPSLQQLTGINVVMFYAPVLFQTLGFKSNASLMSAAITGGVNVGATFISVFCTDKFGRRILFFWGGIFMCIFQTAVAALIGAKFGTTGNAADLPLWFAALVVVCICVFVANFAYSWGPLGWLVPSEISPLEVRSAAQCVTVSMNMFFTFGVAQIFLKMLCGMKFGLFIFFAVFVLIMTVFVYLYVPETKNIPIEEMSQVWREHWYWNKFVDDAEPKPQGNGLKPAKEIV, encoded by the coding sequence ATGGCTGGTGGAAACTTTATCCCCGGCGGTGGCGGAGACAATCCAGATGAGTATCCAGGGAAGCTAACATTGTACGTAGCCATGACTTGTATCATGGCAGCCATGGGAGGGTTGATCTTTGGCTACGACATTGGAATTTCAGGTGGAGTTACTTCCATGGATCCTTTTCTCAAACGCTTCTTCATGTCTGTTTACCAAAAAGAGGCTTTGAACACCTCGACCAACCAATACTGTAAGTTCGACAGCCAGTTGTTGACCCTTTTCACGTCTTCTCTCTACGTGGCTGCCCTGTTTGCGTCCATTGTTGCTTCTCATGTTAGTAAAAAACGTGGCAGAAAAGTTACTATGGCCCTTGGAGGTCTCTTTTTCTTGATAGGCGCCGTCCTCAACGCTGCTGCTATCCATATTAGTATGCTCATCTTGGGTCGTATTCTTTTGGGGATTGGTGTCGGATTTGCTAATCAATCTGTCCCTATTTATTTGTCAGAAGTTGCTCCCTACAAATACAGAGGGACTTTCAACGTGTTATTCCAAATGGCCATCACCATTGGGATTCTGATAGCGAATTTGGTCAACTTTGGAACTAGCAAAATGTCTGGCGGTTGGGGTTGGAGGGTTAGCTTAGGAGGTGCAGCCGTGCCAGCACTAGTCATCCTGGTTTCCTCAATGTTTCTCTCTGATAGTCCGAGTTCGTTGATAGACAGGGGAATGAAAGAGGAGGCAGAACAATTGTTGAAAAAGATAAGAGGAGTTGATAATGTGAATGCTGAATTTAATGACCTTGTTATGGCGAGTGAAGCATCCAAGAAAGTAGAAAGGCCATGGAATAATCTTTTATTCGTCCGAAAGTATAGACCACAGTTGGTTTTGTCAATTCTGATACCATCACTCCAGCAGCTTACGGGAATTAACGTGGTCATGTTCTATGCTCCAGTACTTTTCCAAACATTAGGGTTTAAGAGTAACGCTTCGCTTATGTCAGCTGCTATCACTGGCGGTGTCAACGTGGGTGCAACTTTTATTTCAGTCTTTTGTACGGATAAGTTTGGGAGGAGAATACTCTTTTTCTGGGGTGGCATCTTCATGTGTATATTCCAAACAGCAGTGGCAGCTCTTATTGGGGCAAAATTCGGAACAACAGGGAATGCAGCAGATTTGCCACTTTGGTTTGCAGCTTTAGTGGTTGTCTGCATCTGTGTATTCGTTGCTAACTTTGCATATTCATGGGGTCCTTTAGGATGGTTGGTTCCGAGTGAGATTTCTCCATTGGAAGTTCGATCTGCAGCACAATGTGTTACTGTCTCCATGAACATGTTTTTCACTTTCGGAGTTGCACAAATTTTCTTGAAGATGCTATGTGGGATGAAGTTTGGTCTATTTATCTTCTTTGCGGTCTTTGTGTTAATAATGACTGTGTTTGTCTACTTGTACGTGCCCGAAACAAAGAATATACCAATTGAAGAGATGTCTCAAGTTTGGAGAGAGCATTGGTACTGGAACAAGTTCGTGGATGATGCAGAACCAAAGCCACAAGGGAATGGCTTAAAGCCCGCAAAGGAGATAGTCTAA